The region CGGCGAGGACGCGGCAAAGGACTGGCTGTCCGCCAATCCCGATGCCCTGACGCCCTGGCTTGACGGCGTGACCACGCTGGACGGTCAGCCCGGCGGTGATGCGGTCAAGGCTGCCATCGCCGGATGACGCAGCCGAATATCCTGATCCTGATGGCGGATCAGCTGTCGGGGGTGCTGTTCCCCGACGGCCCCGCCGATTTCCTGCACGCCCCGAACCTGAAGCGGCTGGCCGAACGCTCGACCCGCTTTGCCAATGCCTATACCGGCAGCCCGCTTTGTGCGCCGGGGCGCGCCAGCTTCATGTCGGGGCAATTGCCGCGCCGCACCCGGGTCTATGACAATGCGGCCGAGTTCGCCTCGGACATCCCGACCTATGCCCATCACCTGCGCCGCGCCGGCTATCAGACCTGCCTGTCGGGCAAGATGCATTTCGTCGGCCCCGACCAGCTGCACGGTTTCGAGGAGCGGCTGACCACCGACATCTATCCCGCCGATTTCGGCTGGACCCCGGACTACCGCAAGCCGGGCGAGCGGATCGACTGGTGGTATCACAATCTGGGTTCCGTCACCGGCGCCGGCGTGGCCGAGATCACCAACCAGTATGAATATGACGACGAGGTCGCCTATCACGCCTGCCGCAAGCTCTATGACCTGTCGCGGGGCGGGGATGCGCGACCCTGGTGCCTGACGGTCAGCTTCACCCATCCGCATGACCCCTTCGTCGCCCGGCGCAAATACTGGGATCTCTACGAGGACGCGCCGGAGCTGGAACCGCCGGAAGCCATCCCCTATGCCGAACAGGACCCCCATGCGCAGCGGCTGATGGACGCCTGCGACTGGCAGGGACTGGAAATCCGGCCCGAACATGTGCGCCGCGCGCGTCAGGGCTATTTCGCCAATATCAGCTATATCGACGAGAAATTCGGCGAGATCCTCGACGTGCTGGAACGCAGCCGGCAAGAGGCGATCATCATTGTCCTGTCGGATCACGGCGAGATGCTGGGCGAGCGCGGGTTGTGGTTCAAGATGAGCTTTTTCGAAGGCTCGGCCCGGGTGCCGCTGATGATCGCGGCGCCCGGCATGGCGCCGGGGCGCGTGGATCGCCCGGTCAGCACCATCGATGTGCTGCCGACGATCTGCGATCTGGCCGGATTGCCGATGGACGAGATTGCCCCCTGGACGGATGGGGAATCGCTTGCGGATGGCGGCGCGTCGCACGGGCCGGTGGCGATGGAATATGCCGCCGAGGGCAGCATCACCCCGCTGGTCGCCCTGCGCGAAGGGCAGTGGAAATACATCGCCTGCAAGGCCGATCCCGAACAACTGTTCGATCTCGAGGCCGATCCGGGCGAGCGGATGAACCTTGCCGCCGATCCGGCCCATGCCGAGACCCTCGCCCATTTCCGGCAGATGGCGGCCGCGCGTTGGGATCTGTCGACCTATGACGCCGAGGTGCGGCAGTCGCAGGCCCGGCGCTGGATCGTCTACGAGGCGCTGCGGAACGGCGCCTATTACCCCTGGGATCACCAGCCGCTGATGCAGGCCTCGGAGCGTTACATGCGCAACCACATGGACCTGAACGTGCTGGAGGAAAGCAAGCGCTTCCCGCGCGGTGAATAGCTTGGGGGGAGTAGCGCCGGACAGCAGAACGGGGCCGGATTTCTCCGGCCCCGTTTCGCGCGATCAGGACTTTACTCGTCGGTCTTGGGGTCGCGCTGGTTCATGAACTGGTCGAACTCCGCCTTGTCCTTGGCCTCGCGCAACTTGGCGAGGAAGTCGAGGAATTCGCGGTGCTCGTCCTCGAGCCGCTTCAGCGTTTCATCGCGATAGGCGTCGAAAGCGACATTGCCCGTGGGGGCGGCGTAGTAGTGGCTGCGATGGCCGCGATGGCCGCAGCTGCGATGTCCGAACATGCGTTTGCTCCAGATCATGTAACCAAGGATGGCGAGGCCGACCGGCCAGAAGGCAACGAAGCCGAGGATCATGGCAACGATCCATGCGGGCTTGCCCTTTTCGTCCAGCCAGTCACGGGCACGGCCAAGCGGACCATTTCCGCGCTGCTGGGGCAGTTGATAGACCGGCCAGGTTTGAGAGGCGCTGTGCATTTCTTGTGACCTTTCCATGTTAATGTTAATCACATTTACATAAATGGGAGGTCCAAGTCCCCGGTCAAGACGCGGCAGGGACTATTTTTCACAGACCCGCCGAAACGAAAAAACCCCGGCCATCAGGCCGGGGTTTTGTCTGTTCACCGCCTGATGCGGATCAGTTGCCGGTAACCAGCGTCCACCAGATCTTCTTCGACGGCTCCTGGTACCAGCCGATGCCCAACTGGGTCGCGGTCGGGTCCATGATGATGTCGCGGGTGTCGCGGGTCTGCATCCAGGCGTTCAGGGTCTGGATGTCGTTCTCATAGGATTCCGAGATGTTCTCGCCGATGATCCCGCCGAAATAGCCCTGCCGCTTGGCCCGGTCGAGGGGCGAGCTGCCATCCGAACCGAAATGCCAGGCCCGGTTCTGAGCCGCCATGTCCTGCGAATGCGCCACGGTCGAGGCCGAAAGCTGCGGGTTCAGCATCAGCGGCGTCAGGCCGATATTGGCGCGCAACTGGTTGATCTGGCCCTGAACGCGCAGCGGGATCTGCGACGCCTCGCGCTGGTCGATCGTGTAGGCGACCGGGATCGGCTGGCCGTCAGGGCCAAGCTGCGGTTGGGCAAGTCGCGGCGCACAGGCGGTCAGCGCAAGCACGGACAGGACCGCAATCGTGCGGATGTTCAACATTTCGGGTGTCCCTCATAGGCGTTTTCCGGTGATTTACCCAAACCCGGGCCTCCGATCAAACGCAAGAATTCGTGATGCGGCAGTCCTGCAACAGCCTTTCGCCCCTGCCCGGCCGATGACGGTCCTTTGATTTGAAATGGCAAGTTCATAAGCATAAATCCGCCAACAGACCCGCATCTCTCTCGATGGGCAGCAAGAGGCCGCCAGCAGAACGGCCCAGAACGAAGGACAAGAGCATGAGCAAGTTTCACCAGCTTAATCGCCGGGCGTTCCTGACGACCGCCGCCGCCGGTGCCGCCGGCCTGGCGCTTCCGGCCTTTGGCCAGCAGATCGATCCCTATACCGGCCAGCCGATCTACGGCGCGACCGCCGGCGCCACGCCCGATGCCGGCGCGGTGCAATATGACAGCGGTCAGGACAGCCGCCGGAACATCTCCAGCTTCCATTCGCAAAGCTGGCAGCCGCATTTCGACACCCTGACCAATGGCGCGATCCTGGTCGACCTGACCTCGCGCGCGGTGCATTACTGGTCCGAGGACCAGTCGGTCTACAAGCTTTACCCGTCCTCGATCCCGGTCAGCGAAGACCTGACCCGTCGTGGCCGGACCGAGGTGATCCGCAAGGTCGAAGGCCCGACCTGGTCGCCGACGCCGGACATGAAGAAGCGCAACCCGGAATGGCCCGATTTCGTGCCCGCCGGGCCGGACAACCCGCTCGGCACCCATGCGCTCTACCTGTCGTGGCAGTATTACCGGATCCACGGCACCCACGACACGCGCAAGATCGGCCGCAAGTCCTCGAACGGCTGCATCGGTCTTTACAACGAGCACATCAAGGAACTGTTCGCCCTCTCGACCGTCGGCACGCAGGTTCTGATCATCTGAGGCGCAGCGCAGCTGCCCAAAGAAAAGGCCCCGGGAACGGGGCCTTTTTGCTGTCTCGCGTTCGGTCTCAGGCGACCAGCACGTCCAGCCGGGCGGCGCAGATGAAATCATTTTCCGTCAGCCCGCCGGCCTCATGCGTGGTGAAGGTCACTTCGCAATAGCCCCAACCAAAGGCGATGTCGGGATGATGGCCCTGCTTGTTCCCCAGCCATGCCGCCAGGTTGGCCATCTCGACCGCCTTGGCAAAGCCCTTGAACTCGAAGCGGCGGCTGATCTTCGTGCCATCCTCGGCAAGCACCCAGCCCGCGTCGAGTTGCGTCATCATCTCCCGCACCGCCTCGGGCGAAGACGGGGCGATGCCGCCCCGGCACGGCTCGCAGGTCTTCTGGCTCAGGTCATTGGTCGCCATGCTGTCCTCCCTCTGCCGCTGCTGCCAACACTAGCAGGTCATGGGCGGCGCGATAAGCCGGCGCGCGCTCAGGCCGGCGTCACCCAGCCGCCGATATTCTCTCGGATGACGTTCATCATCACGTCGATATGCGCGGGATCGTCGTTCAGGCAGGGGATATAGGTGAACTCCTTGCCGCCGGCATGTTCATAGGCCTCGCGGATCTCGCCATTGATCTCTTCCAGCGTCTCGATGCAATCGGCGGCAAAGGCCGGCGAGATGACGGCGATGTCGCTGACGCCCTGCTTGGCCAGCTCGGCCACATGCTCGACGGTATAGGGGCGCAGCCATTCCTCGCGGCCGAAGACCGACTGGAAGCTGGTATCGATGATCCCGTCCTCCCAGCCAAGCGCGGCCTGCAACAGGCGCGAGGTCTTCTGGCACTGGCAATGATAGGGGTCGCCCTGCATCAGATAGCGTTTCGGCATCCCGTGATAGCTGGCGACCAGCCGCCCCGGCTTACGATTGCCCAGCACCCGGCGGACCGAAGCCGCCAGCGCCGCGATGTAATCGGGCCGGTCGAAATAGGCATCGACCGTGCGTACCGAGGGTTGCCATGTCTGTTCCATCAGCGCCCGGAACAGCTGGTCATTGGCGGTGGCCGAGGTGGCGCCGGCATATTGCGGGTAAAGCGGCAGGAAGACGATGCGCCGGCAGCCGGCCTTGACCATCCGCTCCAGCACTTCCCCGGTCGAGGGATTGCCATAGCGCATGCAGAACTCGACCATGACCTGGTCGCCCCATTCGGCATGGGCGCGGGCACGCAGCGCCGCGGTCTGGTCACGGGTAATGGTCATCAGCGGGCTTTCGCCCTTTTCCTCGTTCCAGATCAGCTTGTAATTCGCGCCCGAACTGAACGGCCGCTTGGTCAGGATGATGCCCTGCAGGATCGGCTGCCATTTCCAGCGCGGCAGGTCGATCACCCGCTTGTCCGAGAGGAACTCGTTCAGGTAACGGCGCATCGACCAGTAGTCATAGCCGTCGGGCGTGCCCAGGTTGGCGATCAGGATGCCGGTCTTCGGCGGGGTGACGGCGGGATGGTCGGCGGGCTTTGCAGCTGGCGTCATGTCTTGTCTTTCGTATCGTTCAGCGCATCGGCCAGCAGCATCTGGGCGCTGCCGGGGCGCAGCGGCTTCTGCTGGTTCTCGGCGGGAGACCAGCCGGTCAGGAAGACCAGGTCAAAGGTCGCGCGGATACGCGCGGGATCGTCGCGGTCGGGGAAACGCTCGGCATAGATGGCGGCGGCGCGGGCCAGAACCTCGCGCCGGGTGGGCTGGCGCAGCCGAGCGGCCAGCGCATTGCCCTCGCCCATCGCCCGCAGATCCTGCGCCAGATGGATCAGGTCGCGATAGCTGGCGGGCAGGTTCAGCAGATCGGCCACCGGCAGCGCCAGCCCGGCGCGGCCCAGCAGCGCCCCCATCTCGCGGATCTCGCCCATCGGCAACACGCGCGGCGACAGCCCGCCCGAAACCTCGGCCTCGGCCTCAGCCAGCGCGGCGCGCAGTTCCGAAAGCGTCTGGTTGCCGGGGCAGACGGCGATGAACAGCCCGTCCGGGCGCAGCGCGCGGGCGCATTGGATGATCTGGCCGACCGGATCATCGGCCCAGTGCAGCGACATGGCATGAATGACCAGATCGAGACTGCCGGGCGGCGGCAGGTCCAGAACCGGCGTGTCGGGCAGGATCAGCGCCCCGGGAAAGGCCTCGGCCCAGAGCGCCGGATGGCCGGTCACGACCGCAACGTCCCGAAACGATCTTTTAACCTCGGCCAGCCTATCCTGCAGCTCGTCGGCGGCGATTCGATGCAGGAAATCCGCCAGACCGGCGCGGGTGGCGCGGGCCCGGTTGCGGGTCAGCGCGGCGCGGTCGGTCAGAGCCGGTCTGTCAGAAGAGGAGAGGGCTTGCATGGTGATGCAACATAGGGGCCTTGGCGGGATGTTGA is a window of Paracoccus zhejiangensis DNA encoding:
- a CDS encoding methyltransferase domain-containing protein — its product is MQALSSSDRPALTDRAALTRNRARATRAGLADFLHRIAADELQDRLAEVKRSFRDVAVVTGHPALWAEAFPGALILPDTPVLDLPPPGSLDLVIHAMSLHWADDPVGQIIQCARALRPDGLFIAVCPGNQTLSELRAALAEAEAEVSGGLSPRVLPMGEIREMGALLGRAGLALPVADLLNLPASYRDLIHLAQDLRAMGEGNALAARLRQPTRREVLARAAAIYAERFPDRDDPARIRATFDLVFLTGWSPAENQQKPLRPGSAQMLLADALNDTKDKT
- the hemH gene encoding ferrochelatase, with protein sequence MTPAAKPADHPAVTPPKTGILIANLGTPDGYDYWSMRRYLNEFLSDKRVIDLPRWKWQPILQGIILTKRPFSSGANYKLIWNEEKGESPLMTITRDQTAALRARAHAEWGDQVMVEFCMRYGNPSTGEVLERMVKAGCRRIVFLPLYPQYAGATSATANDQLFRALMEQTWQPSVRTVDAYFDRPDYIAALAASVRRVLGNRKPGRLVASYHGMPKRYLMQGDPYHCQCQKTSRLLQAALGWEDGIIDTSFQSVFGREEWLRPYTVEHVAELAKQGVSDIAVISPAFAADCIETLEEINGEIREAYEHAGGKEFTYIPCLNDDPAHIDVMMNVIRENIGGWVTPA
- the dalA gene encoding divisome-associated lipoprotein DalA, which gives rise to MLNIRTIAVLSVLALTACAPRLAQPQLGPDGQPIPVAYTIDQREASQIPLRVQGQINQLRANIGLTPLMLNPQLSASTVAHSQDMAAQNRAWHFGSDGSSPLDRAKRQGYFGGIIGENISESYENDIQTLNAWMQTRDTRDIIMDPTATQLGIGWYQEPSKKIWWTLVTGN
- the betC gene encoding choline-sulfatase, whose translation is MTQPNILILMADQLSGVLFPDGPADFLHAPNLKRLAERSTRFANAYTGSPLCAPGRASFMSGQLPRRTRVYDNAAEFASDIPTYAHHLRRAGYQTCLSGKMHFVGPDQLHGFEERLTTDIYPADFGWTPDYRKPGERIDWWYHNLGSVTGAGVAEITNQYEYDDEVAYHACRKLYDLSRGGDARPWCLTVSFTHPHDPFVARRKYWDLYEDAPELEPPEAIPYAEQDPHAQRLMDACDWQGLEIRPEHVRRARQGYFANISYIDEKFGEILDVLERSRQEAIIIVLSDHGEMLGERGLWFKMSFFEGSARVPLMIAAPGMAPGRVDRPVSTIDVLPTICDLAGLPMDEIAPWTDGESLADGGASHGPVAMEYAAEGSITPLVALREGQWKYIACKADPEQLFDLEADPGERMNLAADPAHAETLAHFRQMAAARWDLSTYDAEVRQSQARRWIVYEALRNGAYYPWDHQPLMQASERYMRNHMDLNVLEESKRFPRGE
- a CDS encoding 4a-hydroxytetrahydrobiopterin dehydratase, with translation MATNDLSQKTCEPCRGGIAPSSPEAVREMMTQLDAGWVLAEDGTKISRRFEFKGFAKAVEMANLAAWLGNKQGHHPDIAFGWGYCEVTFTTHEAGGLTENDFICAARLDVLVA
- a CDS encoding L,D-transpeptidase — protein: MSKFHQLNRRAFLTTAAAGAAGLALPAFGQQIDPYTGQPIYGATAGATPDAGAVQYDSGQDSRRNISSFHSQSWQPHFDTLTNGAILVDLTSRAVHYWSEDQSVYKLYPSSIPVSEDLTRRGRTEVIRKVEGPTWSPTPDMKKRNPEWPDFVPAGPDNPLGTHALYLSWQYYRIHGTHDTRKIGRKSSNGCIGLYNEHIKELFALSTVGTQVLII
- a CDS encoding DUF2852 domain-containing protein, with protein sequence MHSASQTWPVYQLPQQRGNGPLGRARDWLDEKGKPAWIVAMILGFVAFWPVGLAILGYMIWSKRMFGHRSCGHRGHRSHYYAAPTGNVAFDAYRDETLKRLEDEHREFLDFLAKLREAKDKAEFDQFMNQRDPKTDE